The Megachile rotundata isolate GNS110a chromosome 4, iyMegRotu1, whole genome shotgun sequence region GTTGGCGATTGTCAGATATGTTAGACATTTGGATATGACAGTCCGCTCTATACAAATCAAGACAAAATTGTGTCAGCTTGTTGAAGCGATGATGAAACGACGAGATGATTTAGCCTTTCGACAAGAAATGAAATTCAGGAATAAACTTGTTGAATATTTAACAGATTGGGTAATGGGTGCTACTCATAACCGgtgaataatattttcataaaatacatttatataattatcattGCTCTTTGTATCTTTTAAGCATGCTTACTTTATCTAATGTTACAGTGACTTGGATCAGGCTTGTATGGAAGCAGTTGGTGCATTACTACGAGGTTTACCTCTTCAACCTGAAGAATCTGACCGTGGTGATTTAATGGAAGCCAAATCTCAactatttcttaaatattttacgcTTTTCATGAATCTGTTAAACCACTGCAATGAAGCAGCTGGCGAGGAAAAAGAAATTATGTCCCAGCAATCTTGTTTAAACAGTGGCAAATTGTCTACCTTACATAATGCTACTATACAAGCAATGAGTAACCTTCTCAGCGCAAACATTGATAGTGGTTTAAGACATTCGTTACGTAAGTGAAACAATATATTAGTTTTCAAACTTTAGAGATTTTACATTcattatattttgttttaattaatacaGGATTGGGTTATGACCCGGATCTACAAACACGCGCAGCATTCATGGAAGTCCTCACTAAAATTCTTCAGCAGGGAACGGAATTTGATACTCTAGCAGAAACTGTGTTGGCTGATAGGTTTGAACAATTGGTTCAACTTGTTACAATGATCAGCGACAAAGGAGAGTTACCTATTGCAATGGCTCTGGCTAATGTAGTTACAACAAATCAAATGGATGAATTGGCAAGAGTTTTCGTGACATTATTTGATGCGAAACACTTGTTATCTCCCCTTTTATGGAATATGTTTTATCGTGAAGTGGAAGTTTCTGACTGTATGCAAACATTATTTAGAGGAAACAGTCTTGGAAGCAAAATTATGGCATtctgtttcaaaatttatggcGCGAGttacttacaaaatttattggAGCCTTTAATCACACCTTTATTGGACGATCCTACTACAGGTTTTGAAGTTGATAGTGCAAGGATAGATGCTAATGAAAATATAGAACAAAATGGTCGCAATTTAATAGCATTGACCCAAAAGGTATTCGATGCAATAGTATCATCTGCTGATAGTTTtccatcacaattacgatccATGTGTCATTGTTTGTACCAAGTACTCAGTAAAAGATTTCCACAATGTCCACAGAATAACATTGGAGCTGTAGGGACTGTAATATTCTTGCGGTTCATCAATCCAGCAATTGTGTCACCTCAAGAAATGGGTATTGTAAATAAATCTGTACCCCATCATATTAAAAGAGGTTTGATGCTGATGTCTAAAATACTACAGAATATTGCAAATCACGTGGAATTTAGTAAAGAACAGCACATGTTACCTTTCAATGATTTTCTACGAgcacattttgaaattggaaggAGATTTTTCATACAAATAGCATCGGATTGCGAAACGGTCGATCAAGCCAACCATCCAATGTCGTTTGTATCAGATGGTAACGTTTTAGCGTTGCACAGACTGCTTTGGAACCACCAAGAAAAAATTGGCGATTATCTCAGCAGCAGTAGGGACCATAAAGCAGTAGGGAGAAGGCCTTTCGACAAAATGGCTACGTTGTTAGCATATCTTGGCCCCCCAGAACATAAACCAGTGGATTCACATTTGCTGTTCTCCTCCTCTTATGCTAGGTGGTCAAACATCGACATGTGTTCGACCTATTTCGAGGAAATTATGGTGAAACACAATATGCatgaaaatgaagaatttaaaagtatCAAAAATCTCAATATTTTTTACCAAGCAGGTACCAGCAAACAAGGATATCCGGTGTTCTATTATATCGCCAGACGTTATAAGATTGGTGACACGAACGGTGATCTGTTGATATACCACGTTATTCTAACTCTAAAGCCATTTTGTCATTCTCCGTTTGAATTGGTTGTCGATTTCACCCATACCTGTTCAGACAATCGATTCAGGACAGAATTTCTACAGAAATGGTTTTACGTGTTGCCTAAAGTTGCCTATGAAAACATTCATGCGGCCTATATTTACAATTGCAACAGTTGGGTGAGAGAGTATACCAAGTTTCATGATAGAATTTTGGCACCCTTGAAAAGTAATAGAAAAGTTGTCTTCATTGATGGACCTGGACGTTTGAATGACATGATTGATGTGGATCAACAAAAATTACCCGGAGCCACACTCTCCCTTGACGAAGACTTGAAGGTTTTTAACAGTGCTTTGAAACTTTCTCATAAGGACACCAAGGTATCCATTAAAGTTGGACCAACAGCTATACAAATTACCTCGGCGGAGAAATGCAAAGTATTATCGCATTCCGTTCTTTTAAATGATGTTTATTACGCGTCTGAGATAGAAGAAGTTTGTTTAGTAGATGACAATCAATTTACATTGACCATTTCGAACGAAACTGGCCCATTATCTTTTATTCACAATGACTGTGATAGTTTGGTGCAGGCTATAATTCATATAAGAAATCGATGGGAATTATCACAGCCAGAGTCTGTGTCTGTTCATCCAAAGCTTAGATCTAAAGATGTACCTGGGACACTATTGAACATGGCATTGTTGAATCTTGGTAGTTCAGATCCAAATTTAAGAACAGCAGCATACAATCAACTGTGTGCTTTGACTGCGACTTTTGATTTGAAAATAGAAGGACAACTGTTAGAAACATCTGGACTTTGCATTCCATCGAACAATACTATATTCATTAAACATTTAAGCGAAACTTTGGCTGCAAATGATCCACATCTTacattggaatttttgaaagaatGTATCGAAGGATTCAAATTGTCAAGCATCGAATTGAAACATCTCTGTTTAGAATACATGACACCATGGTTAAATAATCTCGTACGGTTTTATAAGCCAAATGACGAAGGCAAACGTCAAAAACAggttacaaatattttagaagAATTAATTACACTAACTATTGAAGAAGTGGAAATGTATCCAAGCATACAAGCAAAGATATGGAGCACAATTGGAAGATTACCTGATTTAATTGATACGGTTTTAGATAATTTCATTCAACGCAGCGTCAGTTTTGGACTTGGTTCCAGAAAAGTTGAAATAATGGCTGATACTGCTGTGGCTTTGGCTTCTGGGAATGTTCAACTGGTTGCAAAGAAAGTGATAGGAAGACTTTGTCGAGTTGTAGATAAAACTTGTACATCTCCGACACCGTTGTTAGAGCAACATACAAGATGGGATGATATCGCTATTTTGGCAAGATATTTATTGATGTTGTCTTTTAATAACTGTTTAGACGTGGGAAAACATCTGCCATATATATTTCATACAGTAACATTTCTAGTTTGTTCTGGAAGTCTGAGTATGCGTGCTTCCACACATGGTTTAGTTATTAACAGCATTCACTCGCTTTGCACTTGTAGTTCACCTTCTTTCTCAGAAGATACTTATAGAATACTGCGAATGAGTTTGGATGAATTTTCTcttccaaaattttatttactgtttgGTATTAGTAAAGTGAAATCTGCTGCGGGTACAGCATTTAGGTCTAGCTATAAACACTCGAATGAGAAAGGGTTCAGTAACGAGCGCAGTATTACAGGAACACATGATAAAGAGAGACTTTTGTTAACCAGTTTAGAAATTATTACGGACGCTCTTCTTGAAATCATGGAAGCTTGTATGCGAGACATTCCAAATTGTGATTGGTTGAAAACCTGGACATCTTTGGCGAAGAATTTTGCTTTCTGTTTTAATCCAGCACTTCAACCAAGAGCTTTAATTGTTTTTGGATGCATAAGTAAAAGTATAACGGATCAAGATATGAAACAATTATTGAGGATATTGATAAAAGCGCTTGAGAGTTTCAATGATATCACTTTGCTTGAAGCAATCATTATGTGCCTCACCAGATTACAACCATTGCTTCGACCCGTAagttttaattctttatttttatacattaaaaagaataatttaaaaaactataaaCTTTGTACTATATcacttattttaatatttttcaggaATCTCCTATACATCGATATTTATTTTGGATTGCAACGTCAGTTCTCCAATTAGATGAAGCATCTTTGTATGCGTGTGGTTTAGCCCTACTTGAGCAAAATTTACATACTTTAGATTCGCAAGGAACTTTTGATGATAaggtagaaatttatttttctataattacaatctttgttttattaatgtttattCTTTATTTGTTAATACACTTTATTAacgttttctatttttattaactaTTTCAATTTTCAGACTTTGGAACACGTTATGATAACTACGCGTGAACCTTTAGAATGGCATTTCAAACAATTAGATCAAGCTGTAGGACTTTCgtttaaatcaaattttcattttgcacTGGTCGGTCATCTTTTAAAAGGATACAGACATCCTACACCAACTACTGTTACAAGAACAGCTAGAGTATTAACCATGTTGTTAGGTATTGTGGCTAAACCATTTAGAAGAGATAAATTTGAAGTAACACCAGAAAGCGTGGCCTATTTATCTGGTAAGTTTATATACAAATCTTGTTAAATAGAttgaaactaataattttttattcatattagCATTGGTATCTGTATCTGAAGAAGTGAGAAGTCGATGCCATATTAGACATGCAGCTACCAAGAATGCAGAATCTGGAAGTACAGACTGCCTTGACATTTTGCTTCCACATAATGCAGTAAATACTTTTAacaagaaatatatttaataagaaatatataacgaactaatttttatattattgttcaGGATACAACTAGTTCAGCATCCAGTAATCCTACTAATCGCAGACAAAAGTCTTGGGATCTATTAGATCAGTCTGCACTCACTCAAGCTAGACAACAGAAACAATATTCAACTCATCAGGTATGTTTTATCTGTTATATGTATGTACGAACAATTCATGAAGACAtcacattatttttttaactacatatatttatacaatactTGTACCGTAGTTTTGAGCAAAAGCAGACTATCAACCATTGTTATAACGCAGtatgcaatatttttaatttcgtatcaTGTAACAAGCTATTGATAAATTTCTActtgatttttattgtttgaacaAGGGGTTTTATtgctaattaattatttattgtatttatttgcttagtacttttttatttattttttatattcagtTATTATGATGGTACTGAATAAAAGCAATTAAAATATAATCGAAACATAGTAATGAATACTATATTATTAAGATACTGTTAATATTTCCAGTTATTTTATAGTATATTCCAAAAAAGAGAATTCAATTTTATACCGAGTAACATTGTTTGTTATCTTGTGTTTTTTTATGTACCTCTGTTTGCTCTTTCGATGTCTATGCTCGCAACTTTCTGCCTTGCCTGTGCCTGGATTGTATCAAATACAATGCAACTTGTCACTTATTGTACCATACTTCATCAATTTGCCCAAAAATGGCGATGTACGCGTCATTAACAAGACTGGACGGATTTTATTTAAAACGCAGCGATCATTTTCTGTACCAACTACGAAGGAAACGAAACCAACCGAAGAAACAGAATCAAAGGTattttatcttcatttttttctttgagGAGATAAAAAtcactattatttttaaatcgaaCTTAAAATCTATATCCAcattaaaattcttataatttatatagaatCGAAGCGCCAGAGTAAGCGTGAGcaatgaaaataatatattgctCGATCCGGAAGTATTGACCGATTTTTCGACTCAGAGTTTGGTTTTGACTGTTCTGGTAACTTTAGTCAAGAATTCAACCGATGAAAATGAACAACGCATTCTTTATGAATACCTTGCAGAAGCTTCCGTAGTATTTCCAAAAGTTTTTCCAGTAATGTAagcttttatttttttgttaagaTCTTTTTACGTATAGTATATACTAAAGCATGTTTTAAAAATAGCtatcaataattataattgtaattgacaAAAGATATGTTCAATGTCAGTCTAAGGgatataaattttgttcacaGCCACAATTTGCTTGATGCAAAAATTAACAGTGTATTATCCTCCTGTCATGATCAAGGTATACTGAATTCAGTACAAGCAATTATACAGAACATAATTGCCTGTGAGGACACGAGTCAACAACAATTACATTATTTGCAAAGCTGTGGATTCGGTGGATTATGGAGATTTGCAGGCCCGTACACAAACGTAAGTAACCATATATAAATAATGAGTTGGATTAAATCAATCTAAAGCAACCAATGTATATCAACATCAATTTTTTTACAGTCTAATTGTACAGCTGAAAGTGCTCAGTTATTTGTAAATTGCCTAAAAGCCATGGTAGAAACATGtttaccaattgatgaattcgaAGGATCGAGTAGCAATGAAATTTCAAATGAGAGATGTAAACGAAACGATGTTCATCAACAAGAAGTTACAACAAGGAATAAAACTTCTGTATACGGAACTGATCGAACAAATGCTTTTACAGAAAAGAAAGATGATGCCCAACGAAGTACTGCTTCTTTCGCTTACAGAGAGTAAGTGAATTAATTGATCTAGATATTTCAAGTATTAGAaaagtgcaataaatatttgatcCAGAAGTATAGCCTTAAAAATTCTGTGATATAATAACTCAAATAAACGAAATACAAGATACTGATAACGGTAGTAATTTTAGTCGCAGTATTGATAGCAGAGGAGATGTTTCGCTGAATTCTATGAGCCAAGGAGAAAACACTAGCAGTAGTAATAGTTTGCAACCTTAGCGATTAGCATGTGAACATAAGAAACAGTGTGGTAAACATGGGCGAAAAGGACAAGTTGGTCGGAAATTGCATCGGCAACTAAGGTATGTTCACTATGTAACGGcatataatttaattgtttaaacGATCATTACAGTTTGGAACTTTCATTTGTTTTAATTCAATCTTGTAGCTGTCTGTTATTGCAATAAAAAGAAGTGTGATATTTTCTTTCCAAATTATTCATAACAAAGTAACAAGTTTCAAACTATAATTATTCAATTGATCATCATCCAATTAGttaatgtatttaaataatactgAAGGAACGGTAAATTGTCCTTTTTTAGaaattagatttatttttatgtaaaaaaattaatatcagtTTAATGTACTATTTAGTATGGTTACATCCTTAATGTTGACCATGTTGAGGAAATTCAATACTTACaaatgatatttattttgaataactttactgattaattatttcatagTGAAGTATATAAACAAAGTCTTTTAATTTCATGCACTAATTTGATGAAAAGAAGATGTTTATACTgtgatttaaattttaattattacaatatttgattttgttaatctaatttatgtatatttatatatcaagGAACGCAAACATTTTGGCTCCGTGTTATTGCTGCAACATGTCGAATCAGTTTAATCCAATGCCGTCCACCTCACGTTAATGAACCCACTGGAATGGAAGCCAACAGAGAACCCTTCGTTGGTTGATACTTACTTTGTTTTTTTAACAGTATACATCAACGCTTACGTATCATTTTTGAATTTGCGTTCAATACAATGACtaattatgaatttgtgaatttatgcaGCGAGGCGTTGTAGAATGAGGCACAAAGGCTTTTATTGAACCAGTGTTATTTCGTACGGATAATGTTTATAGAGCATGAGATTGTTTGAatcgtttaaataatttttatagttgATCAATGCAACTATATATAGTTCCAATGACTGGAACTGAATATTTATCTAAATGTTTTTATCTCTTTACaactaaatatttttgtatcataGAAAAACTCTGTTTCTATCTCTGAAGAAATTTAATATAGTCTCATGTTGTTAGAGTAAAATGATTGTATGCATAGTTTATCAAGGAAATTTAATTTCGTGTACAACTGTAAAGGGTTaaacgaattttattttttgttaatacaTAGTAGAAGAAATGGTATTTTATGACAATTGCTAAGTTCCGCTTAgaattgattatgataagaagACGATCTGAAAGGAACGACATAGTTGTTACGTTATAAAGAAAGTTGAACAGAAAAAAAGATGCGTTTAATGGAAATCTGCTGCAGGCATCAGTAAGATGGATCGCCGTTAAAGAAGTTCCATCGAAATGGTATTGAGTGTTCACCACGcctatgtaaataaatataagagtTTTCTACGTGCATAGAGACCTAATATCTCAAAAGAAGAATCTATTCATGAGATTAACAGcgaatattttatgttattagataCTACAAGGGAATCTCGAATTGACTAGAATAGAATTCTAGATCAACGCAGAATCTTTTCAAGAACAGTATATCATTGTACGAAAAGAAAAAAACTTTTATtccatttcatatttattttttgagtgcaattgtattttatttaaaaaaaaaaaaaacaaagcgAAGCATATACACGATATGCGATTTttccaaaagaaaaaaaaatcgcgTTTACTTTTGATAGAATTTCGAGGGAGTCAGGAACTCATCTCTCGAACATCATAGTATAGATCAATGATGGGCATTTACAGCTGTAAGAGCGCAATGCACTGACATGCAAGGAGCGAACATTCTCGAACACCGATAAGTacggtagactctcgttatattgccatatataGAATTCTGGAAGATAGAGTTACAGAAAGAAGTCCTTCTATGTAGTgcttgaaaattgttaaattcctaaatttgaatatttgtaattttgataatttcaaaatttgaatccGTATACCGTGGAAGTGAAATGTCACTAATATGTGTGAAAGTTCATGA contains the following coding sequences:
- the Nf1 gene encoding neurofibromin 1 isoform X2, which codes for MGTQKPEEWANLLITRFEEQLPCHSGPQTTHSRMNEERNKKCLIQISQYRFSLVISSLTKILQGVNEMVPCIGGQRIFHSTDHDRHCYESVIIILDTLEKCLANQPKDTVKFDETMNVKFLLKEICQFIDIPNDIPQNAHLRNLASKVLFALSLNFFNAVFNRISSRLQELAKCGDENADYSDIELIQHINVDVYRLTRLLNETIQKFKQLKKSAHIVLMNSLEKAIWNWMDTYPHEFADLQKKPNEDLAKVCEELFDILDTFADNKKGRTAAVWPLQIMLLILSPKVLEEIVNADFGAPCSPKHSKKKQFIDSVKRGLGMHGSSSRQLVEAAAVTCIKLCKASTYVNNQDSNNVIFMLVQHVMNDLMALLFNPGKLFSRGQSYVAQDIDLMIDCFVSCFRIKPHNNEVLKVCLNLNFPSTYQFVLVSSLYKIVTQPRLPWWPQIDLLYSRSAELRNMFTDILNKVTQSYISHTPLRMIQSLTLKGKEQNKYRDRGEDVSSYRNLLLWMVKLIHADPMLLLNNQGKAGHEIQSSTLELINGLVSLVHQPTMPDIAYEAMEALLVLHHPDKIKAWNPEAPINTFWDVSSQVLFSISQKLIQHQIVNYTCILKWLREILICRNAFLAQNKDYANVGSQIAICKQAHIKLEVVFFMYLWSINMEAVLVSMSCFALLCEEAEIRCGSDEVAVTCLLPNYHLYLELAQASTVLITASGESKIYNYGRAALQKRIMALLRKIEHCVNGVQPAWEETCKNWEATSEQLVNYPKSKIEDGQMESFHRSTAKRRASHQNSEHELEEQINEWANMTGFLCALGGVCLQKRSLNRPLSGIPQNTDSKKGLKQEPASCLSNPSQEVQHCTQFVYSLLRLLICNNEKFGSQIQEHVKELVGHEMSPALYPILFDQIKSIVEKFFDQQGQVIVTGVNTKFIEHIIFIMKNILDSKTDQPSEYLGMTSIEGMMLAIVRYVRHLDMTVRSIQIKTKLCQLVEAMMKRRDDLAFRQEMKFRNKLVEYLTDWVMGATHNRDLDQACMEAVGALLRGLPLQPEESDRGDLMEAKSQLFLKYFTLFMNLLNHCNEAAGEEKEIMSQQSCLNSGKLSTLHNATIQAMSNLLSANIDSGLRHSLRLGYDPDLQTRAAFMEVLTKILQQGTEFDTLAETVLADRFEQLVQLVTMISDKGELPIAMALANVVTTNQMDELARVFVTLFDAKHLLSPLLWNMFYREVEVSDCMQTLFRGNSLGSKIMAFCFKIYGASYLQNLLEPLITPLLDDPTTGFEVDSARIDANENIEQNGRNLIALTQKVFDAIVSSADSFPSQLRSMCHCLYQVLSKRFPQCPQNNIGAVGTVIFLRFINPAIVSPQEMGIVNKSVPHHIKRGLMLMSKILQNIANHVEFSKEQHMLPFNDFLRAHFEIGRRFFIQIASDCETVDQANHPMSFVSDGNVLALHRLLWNHQEKIGDYLSSSRDHKAVGRRPFDKMATLLAYLGPPEHKPVDSHLLFSSSYARWSNIDMCSTYFEEIMVKHNMHENEEFKSIKNLNIFYQAGTSKQGYPVFYYIARRYKIGDTNGDLLIYHVILTLKPFCHSPFELVVDFTHTCSDNRFRTEFLQKWFYVLPKVAYENIHAAYIYNCNSWVREYTKFHDRILAPLKSNRKVVFIDGPGRLNDMIDVDQQKLPGATLSLDEDLKVFNSALKLSHKDTKVSIKVGPTAIQITSAEKCKVLSHSVLLNDVYYASEIEEVCLVDDNQFTLTISNETGPLSFIHNDCDSLVQAIIHIRNRWELSQPESVSVHPKLRSKDVPGTLLNMALLNLGSSDPNLRTAAYNQLCALTATFDLKIEGQLLETSGLCIPSNNTIFIKHLSETLAANDPHLTLEFLKECIEGFKLSSIELKHLCLEYMTPWLNNLVRFYKPNDEGKRQKQVTNILEELITLTIEEVEMYPSIQAKIWSTIGRLPDLIDTVLDNFIQRSVSFGLGSRKVEIMADTAVALASGNVQLVAKKVIGRLCRVVDKTCTSPTPLLEQHTRWDDIAILARYLLMLSFNNCLDVGKHLPYIFHTVTFLVCSGSLSMRASTHGLVINSIHSLCTCSSPSFSEDTYRILRMSLDEFSLPKFYLLFGISKVKSAAGTAFRSSYKHSNEKGFSNERSITGTHDKERLLLTSLEIITDALLEIMEACMRDIPNCDWLKTWTSLAKNFAFCFNPALQPRALIVFGCISKSITDQDMKQLLRILIKALESFNDITLLEAIIMCLTRLQPLLRPESPIHRYLFWIATSVLQLDEASLYACGLALLEQNLHTLDSQGTFDDKTLEHVMITTREPLEWHFKQLDQAVGLSFKSNFHFALVGHLLKGYRHPTPTTVTRTARVLTMLLGIVAKPFRRDKFEVTPESVAYLSALVSVSEEVRSRCHIRHAATKNAESGSTDCLDILLPHNADTTSSASSNPTNRRQKSWDLLDQSALTQARQQKQYSTHQRSFSVPTTKETKPTEETESKNRSARVSVSNENNILLDPEVLTDFSTQSLVLTVLVTLVKNSTDENEQRILYEYLAEASVVFPKVFPVIHNLLDAKINSVLSSCHDQGILNSVQAIIQNIIACEDTSQQQLHYLQSCGFGGLWRFAGPYTNSNCTAESAQLFVNCLKAMVETCLPIDEFEGSSSNEISNERCKRNDVHQQEVTTRNKTSVYGTDRTNAFTEKKDDAQRSTASFAYRDRSIDSRGDVSLNSMSQGENTSSSNSLQP
- the Nf1 gene encoding neurofibromin 1 isoform X1, with the translated sequence MGTQKPEEWANLLITRFEEQLPCHSGPQTTHSRMNEERNKKCLIQISQYRFSLVISSLTKILQGVNEMVPCIGGQRIFHSTDHDRHCYESVIIILDTLEKCLANQPKDTVKFDETMNVKFLLKEICQFIDIPNDIPQNAHLRNLASKVLFALSLNFFNAVFNRISSRLQELAKCGDENADYSDIELIQHINVDVYRLTRLLNETIQKFKQLKKSAHIVLMNSLEKAIWNWMDTYPHEFADLQKKPNEDLAKVCEELFDILDTFADNKKGRTAAVWPLQIMLLILSPKVLEEIVNADFGAPCSPKHSKKKQFIDSVKRGLGMHGSSSRQLVEAAAVTCIKLCKASTYVNNQDSNNVIFMLVQHVMNDLMALLFNPGKLFSRGQSYVAQDIDLMIDCFVSCFRIKPHNNEVLKVCLNLNFPSTYQFVLVSSLYKIVTQPRLPWWPQIDLLYSRSAELRNMFTDILNKVTQSYISHTPLRMIQSLTLKGKEQNKYRDRGEDVSSYRNLLLWMVKLIHADPMLLLNNQGKAGHEIQSSTLELINGLVSLVHQPTMPDIAYEAMEALLVLHHPDKIKAWNPEAPINTFWDVSSQVLFSISQKLIQHQIVNYTCILKWLREILICRNAFLAQNKDYANVGSQIAICKQAHIKLEVVFFMYLWSINMEAVLVSMSCFALLCEEAEIRCGSDEVAVTCLLPNYHLYLELAQASTVLITASGESKIYNYGRAALQKRIMALLRKIEHCVNGVQPAWEETCKNWEATSEQLVNYPKSKIEDGQMESFHRSTAKRRASHQNSEHELEEQINEWANMTGFLCALGGVCLQKRSLNRPLSGIPQNTDSKKGLKQEPASCLSNPSQEVQHCTQFVYSLLRLLICNNEKFGSQIQEHVKELVGHEMSPALYPILFDQIKSIVEKFFDQQGQVIVTGVNTKFIEHIIFIMKNILDSKTDQPSEYLGMTSIEGMMLAIVRYVRHLDMTVRSIQIKTKLCQLVEAMMKRRDDLAFRQEMKFRNKLVEYLTDWVMGATHNRDLDQACMEAVGALLRGLPLQPEESDRGDLMEAKSQLFLKYFTLFMNLLNHCNEAAGEEKEIMSQQSCLNSGKLSTLHNATIQAMSNLLSANIDSGLRHSLRLGYDPDLQTRAAFMEVLTKILQQGTEFDTLAETVLADRFEQLVQLVTMISDKGELPIAMALANVVTTNQMDELARVFVTLFDAKHLLSPLLWNMFYREVEVSDCMQTLFRGNSLGSKIMAFCFKIYGASYLQNLLEPLITPLLDDPTTGFEVDSARIDANENIEQNGRNLIALTQKVFDAIVSSADSFPSQLRSMCHCLYQVLSKRFPQCPQNNIGAVGTVIFLRFINPAIVSPQEMGIVNKSVPHHIKRGLMLMSKILQNIANHVEFSKEQHMLPFNDFLRAHFEIGRRFFIQIASDCETVDQANHPMSFVSDGNVLALHRLLWNHQEKIGDYLSSSRDHKAVGRRPFDKMATLLAYLGPPEHKPVDSHLLFSSSYARWSNIDMCSTYFEEIMVKHNMHENEEFKSIKNLNIFYQAGTSKQGYPVFYYIARRYKIGDTNGDLLIYHVILTLKPFCHSPFELVVDFTHTCSDNRFRTEFLQKWFYVLPKVAYENIHAAYIYNCNSWVREYTKFHDRILAPLKSNRKVVFIDGPGRLNDMIDVDQQKLPGATLSLDEDLKVFNSALKLSHKDTKVSIKVGPTAIQITSAEKCKVLSHSVLLNDVYYASEIEEVCLVDDNQFTLTISNETGPLSFIHNDCDSLVQAIIHIRNRWELSQPESVSVHPKLRSKDVPGTLLNMALLNLGSSDPNLRTAAYNQLCALTATFDLKIEGQLLETSGLCIPSNNTIFIKHLSETLAANDPHLTLEFLKECIEGFKLSSIELKHLCLEYMTPWLNNLVRFYKPNDEGKRQKQVTNILEELITLTIEEVEMYPSIQAKIWSTIGRLPDLIDTVLDNFIQRSVSFGLGSRKVEIMADTAVALASGNVQLVAKKVIGRLCRVVDKTCTSPTPLLEQHTRWDDIAILARYLLMLSFNNCLDVGKHLPYIFHTVTFLVCSGSLSMRASTHGLVINSIHSLCTCSSPSFSEDTYRILRMSLDEFSLPKFYLLFGISKVKSAAGTAFRSSYKHSNEKGFSNERSITGTHDKERLLLTSLEIITDALLEIMEACMRDIPNCDWLKTWTSLAKNFAFCFNPALQPRALIVFGCISKSITDQDMKQLLRILIKALESFNDITLLEAIIMCLTRLQPLLRPESPIHRYLFWIATSVLQLDEASLYACGLALLEQNLHTLDSQGTFDDKTLEHVMITTREPLEWHFKQLDQAVGLSFKSNFHFALVGHLLKGYRHPTPTTVTRTARVLTMLLGIVAKPFRRDKFEVTPESVAYLSALVSVSEEVRSRCHIRHAATKNAESGSTDCLDILLPHNADTTSSASSNPTNRRQKSWDLLDQSALTQARQQKQYSTHQTGRILFKTQRSFSVPTTKETKPTEETESKNRSARVSVSNENNILLDPEVLTDFSTQSLVLTVLVTLVKNSTDENEQRILYEYLAEASVVFPKVFPVIHNLLDAKINSVLSSCHDQGILNSVQAIIQNIIACEDTSQQQLHYLQSCGFGGLWRFAGPYTNSNCTAESAQLFVNCLKAMVETCLPIDEFEGSSSNEISNERCKRNDVHQQEVTTRNKTSVYGTDRTNAFTEKKDDAQRSTASFAYRDRSIDSRGDVSLNSMSQGENTSSSNSLQP